From the genome of Capsicum annuum cultivar UCD-10X-F1 chromosome 4, UCD10Xv1.1, whole genome shotgun sequence:
TCCACCCCTGACAAGTTGCACATAGGCGTAGTAGTTAAGTGCTTTAAAGTCGTCTTACACAGTATGCTGTTAGCTGAGTCTTGTTTTCAGTGACATTGTTCTACTGACACTGGAAATGAAATCAATATATTGAGGTTATTTACAAAGTTTTGTGCATCTGAAACTGAAAAATGTTTATGTGGTTGAGGGGTATTATCTAAGCAAATATTTACAACCGAGTTGAACTTGTACCTATTTGGATTGCAAATGAAAGGATGAATGTGATGCAAGATAATAGCAAATGTTCATCAATAGGCCAACTTGCAAAGTTCATTTTACCACTCTTTGCCCAAGTTTTGGGCCCTTTCTGACTATTCAGATGAGCACTAGACGCTTTGATATCAGAGTACAAGATCTGCTCAGTGAAACATTTGATCATTTCCATCATTATTTTTTACTCCAAAGAAATTTCTTACATTCAAATTTCCATCAGAAAATTTCTTACATTCAAATTCTTGAACTGCATACTCAACATACAAGGTTCCTTTGAATGTACTACAGATAAAAGAGGTATAGAATAAACAGGAGAATCTCAAACTCACAACCAGCAAACGAACCAGAACCAAAGCCTGCCCAGTGCAGAAGGGTAGAGAAATGCACTTCACTTATCATGGCTGGGACCTGCTATTATCTTTGAACGACTGTGAACGAGAATTGGGATTAGAACCATTTGTTGTATTAAACAGATTGGGATATGAATAATATGTTTCATTGTCCATGGAAGGCAATCTCTGTGGTTGGTGAAGACCCATGCCCTGACCAGGATGACGAATATGGGAAGTAGGAGACTCACAACCTACTGTTGAATCATCGTATGAAGGAATATTCGACACCTGACGCTCCAATGGGCTGCCATGAAATGGGCTGGGGATACCATCAGAGTTTGATAGTTGGTGTTGGAGGTCCAACGGAGGCTTTTCTAGGATGTGAGATTCTTGTTTCTCAGCATAAAAGGGGTTCTCACTGGGGCTTACAGGTAGCTCTTCACTTCTTTTTCTGGTAAGCTCACTGATTCTAACCTGAGCAAGGCTAGCTGCTGAGCGAGCAGCAGCAGCTGCACGTTCGGCCGAATCAGCAGCTGCTTGGGCAGCAGCCAATACATCTTGCAAATCTACGTCAGTCTCAACTTTGGTCTTTGTAGTAGAGGGAGGTAGAGTACTTTGGGGCGTGGTACTTTCTGTTGAGGAGGATGGAGATGATTTTGGCGGGGGAACCATGAATGGCAAATACTGTTTCTCCTCTTTCGGTGCAGATAAAGTATCAGCTGATCCAAAATCTTTTAAAACTACCTTCTCTTGCAAAACTTCATCTCGCTCCACATTTTGTTGGTGATATTTGATCTCACCGTCTTCAGAAGGCTTAGCTACATCCTCATCGAAGTCAGATAGTGCAGAGGCTGGGAAAGGAAGCATTTCAGGGGCTGAAACTCCACCGGTGCTAGGTCGTAGTGGCTGCTTAGGGACTTCTGGAAAATCTAACGAGTCCAAATCAGCCTCAGATTCCGATTGTTTATCATAGACTTGATCTGATGCAGATTGCTGCACCTCATCGAACCTTTCTTTGGGAAGGGGCACCTTAGCCCCACTGACAAATTGTGTGGGCCCATTCTACAAAGCAAAGGGGAGAAGTCATAACGATTGAAGAGAGGAAAAAATCAAGCCAGTAAAAAAGGGCagccagtgcactaaagctccagCTATGCGCAGGGTACGGGAAGGGCTGAAATATACCAGTAAGTCCTCATGCAACTTC
Proteins encoded in this window:
- the LOC107867592 gene encoding uncharacterized protein LOC107867592 is translated as MDSFFAKGFKAAKCKTLLKLTIPRIKLLRNRREIQLKQMRREIAKLLETGQEATARIRVEHIIREERMMAAQEIVELFCELISVRLPIIEAQRECPLDLKEAISSVCFAAPRCADLPELLQVQMMFAGKYGKEFIAAATELLPECGVNRQLIELLSIRAPAPDVKLKLLKEIAEEHQLDWDPNASETELLKLHEDLLNGPTQFVSGAKVPLPKERFDEVQQSASDQVYDKQSESEADLDSLDFPEVPKQPLRPSTGGVSAPEMLPFPASALSDFDEDVAKPSEDGEIKYHQQNVERDEVLQEKVVLKDFGSADTLSAPKEEKQYLPFMVPPPKSSPSSSTESTTPQSTLPPSTTKTKVETDVDLQDVLAAAQAAADSAERAAAAARSAASLAQVRISELTRKRSEELPVSPSENPFYAEKQESHILEKPPLDLQHQLSNSDGIPSPFHGSPLERQVSNIPSYDDSTVGCESPTSHIRHPGQGMGLHQPQRLPSMDNETYYSYPNLFNTTNGSNPNSRSQSFKDNSRSQP